The Methylotenera sp. G11 genome includes a window with the following:
- a CDS encoding DNA-directed RNA polymerase subunit alpha: protein MQNSPTEYLKPRVVDVEVLSPLRARVTLEPMERGFGYTLGNALRRVLLSSIPGFAITEVKIDGVVHEYSTIDGVQEDVVDILLNLKGVALKLNSKSETILKLNKSVEGVVTAGDFETGHDAEIVNPNHVIAHLTKGGKLNLEVKVEMGRGYQPVPVRQKANDEDRVLGFIMVDASFSPINKVSYYVDSARVEQRTDLDKLVMDVETNGVIEPEQAIRDAARILMGQLSVFADLEGAPSEVEVKSAPQVDPVLLRPVDDLELTVRSANCLKAENIFYIGDLIQRTENELLKAPNLGRKSLNEIKDVLATRGLTLGMKLENWPPVGLEKA, encoded by the coding sequence ATGCAAAACAGTCCTACCGAGTATTTGAAACCGCGCGTAGTTGATGTTGAGGTTTTATCTCCATTGCGTGCACGAGTAACACTTGAGCCTATGGAGCGTGGTTTTGGTTACACATTGGGTAATGCGCTACGTCGTGTGTTGCTGTCATCAATCCCTGGCTTCGCTATTACTGAAGTAAAGATTGATGGTGTTGTTCATGAGTATTCAACGATTGATGGCGTTCAGGAAGATGTTGTTGATATCTTGCTGAATCTTAAAGGCGTTGCTCTTAAATTGAATTCAAAATCAGAAACAATTCTGAAGCTGAATAAGTCAGTTGAAGGTGTTGTGACTGCCGGTGATTTTGAAACAGGCCATGATGCTGAAATCGTGAACCCTAACCATGTGATTGCACACCTGACAAAAGGCGGCAAACTGAATCTGGAAGTTAAAGTAGAAATGGGTCGTGGTTATCAGCCAGTTCCTGTACGTCAAAAAGCGAATGATGAAGACCGTGTTTTAGGTTTTATTATGGTTGATGCATCATTCAGCCCGATCAACAAGGTAAGTTACTATGTTGATAGCGCGCGTGTTGAGCAGCGTACTGACTTGGACAAGCTTGTAATGGATGTTGAAACCAACGGCGTGATTGAACCTGAGCAAGCTATCCGTGATGCAGCTCGAATTCTGATGGGTCAACTGTCAGTGTTCGCCGATCTGGAAGGTGCTCCAAGTGAAGTGGAAGTTAAATCAGCTCCTCAGGTGGATCCAGTGTTACTGCGTCCGGTTGATGATCTTGAATTGACAGTACGTTCTGCAAATTGCCTGAAAGCAGAAAATATATTCTACATTGGTGACTTGATCCAACGTACAGAGAATGAGCTGTTAAAGGCGCCTAACCTCGGTCGTAAATCACTTAATGAGATTAAAGATGTTCTGGCAACTCGTGGCTTGACATTAGGCATGAAGTTAGAGAATTGGCCACCAGTTGGTCTGGAAAAAGCTTAA
- the rplQ gene encoding 50S ribosomal protein L17: MRHGNSNRKLNRTSSHRAAMFRNMTASLLRHEIIKTTLPKAKELRKFAEPLITLGKTATLANRRLAFDRLRDRDIVGKLFGELGPRYNARNGGYLRILKCGFRNGDNAPMALVELVDRPDTSAEAVVAE, from the coding sequence ATGCGTCACGGTAATAGCAATCGTAAATTAAATCGTACTAGCAGCCATCGTGCGGCGATGTTCCGTAACATGACTGCGTCATTGTTGCGTCATGAAATCATTAAAACTACTTTGCCAAAAGCAAAAGAGTTGCGTAAATTCGCAGAGCCTTTAATTACTTTAGGTAAAACTGCAACTTTAGCAAATCGTCGCTTAGCTTTCGATCGTTTACGTGATCGTGACATCGTAGGTAAGCTGTTTGGCGAACTTGGTCCTCGTTACAACGCACGTAACGGTGGTTACTTACGTATCTTGAAATGCGGTTTTCGCAATGGCGACAATGCACCTATGGCATTGGTTGAACTTGTTGATCGTCCAGATACATCTGCAGAAGCTGTTGTTGCTGAGTAA
- a CDS encoding glutaredoxin family protein, with translation MKQLVLYTTSHCHLCEQAEAMLIHLKSRHEINWLIQEISDDDGLIEKYGIRIPVIARVGTQAELNWPFTENDIVMLIKA, from the coding sequence ATGAAACAACTCGTTCTTTATACAACTTCGCACTGCCATCTTTGCGAGCAGGCTGAGGCGATGCTAATACACTTGAAAAGCCGCCATGAAATTAACTGGCTTATTCAAGAGATCAGCGATGACGATGGCTTGATCGAAAAATACGGCATCAGGATACCTGTTATCGCGCGTGTAGGTACCCAAGCCGAATTGAATTGGCCATTTACAGAAAATGATATCGTCATGCTTATCAAAGCTTAG